A stretch of Ischnura elegans chromosome 4, ioIscEleg1.1, whole genome shotgun sequence DNA encodes these proteins:
- the LOC124157088 gene encoding uncharacterized protein LOC124157088 translates to MSDVRYSVFLMLLHSTSRDLFIGLVTSFAGRVRVIDITTPFLRHGGVDDTCFEKWMGMGCRRHSEGIHLNAKGMGVPMECLDRRVWDSIYQSSLSQQLLGHCNC, encoded by the exons ATGAGCGATGTAAGATATTCCGTATTCCTTATGCTTTTGCACTCTACCAGTCGTGACCTATTCATCGGATTAGTGACTTCTTTCGCAGGGAGGGTGAGAGTAATTGATATCACCACTCCCTTCCTTCGCCACGGTGGGGTGGACGACACCTGCTTCGAGAA GTGGATGGGGATGGGGTGTCGTCGCCATTCCGAAGGCATACACTTGAATGCCAAAGGAATGGGGGTGCCGATGGAGTGTCTGGATAGGCGTGTGTG GGACTCGATCTATCAATCATCACTGTCACAGCAGCTACTGGGCCACTGCAACTGCTGA